CGAGTCGAACCAATCAGACCGAGAATTAAAAACTTCTACGGTTTGGTCTATAAAAAAAACCGCCATTTTAAAAATCGTATGGAAACTGTTGAAGTGGTCAGTTGGATTGAACTGGAATTCGGCCGGTTTACATGAAACGACGCCATTTTATGGTTCGTTTAAATAAGAAAAGGCAATCAGATTCCTTCATTCCTTGTTCTCCTTCTCCCAGcccttctccttttctttccttttcttccctCTTCGTTCTGTCGGCGTGCTCCATGTCTCCGATCCCTGCTCTCACCGGTCGCAGCTTCTTCCTCGAGGTCGCTCGGCATCCGTCGTCTTCGTCTGCTCAGCCGCGCTTCCGCCACCGTCCGTCGCGCTCAGGAGCTTCGGTCCTTGTCTGGTGCTCATGCTTCAAGTCTTCGACCCCTCTCCACCATTGCCGTCGTTGAGTCGTCCGTCGTGCTTGTCCCTTGAAGGTAATGGTTGCTCATCCGTCGTGCTCATcaaagcttttttttttcatgttttttttcaaaaatcatattgaAATGTTTAATGGCTACTCTGAGTTTGTTTTGTTCAGAAATCAATTTTTTGTGATCAATGCTCATACTCTGAATGTTGTTCTGTTTTGTTTTAAGGCCGTGTTTGGAAGAGGTGATTGATTTCTGAGTGTTGTTCTGTTTCTATTTTAAGGCCGTGTTTTGTGCTCAGTTTTCTTTTTGTAGGAAATCGTTTGAGATATATAAGAATTAAGAAGAAGGACTATCCTAACGGTACTATTCTGTTGATTCTGGCCTCCCACAAGCTTGAACATATAATTGAAGAGAGAAACCCTTCATTATTTCATCATTGGCCTGTTTTGGCCATTGCATTTTATTGTAGTTTGTTTATTCATTGAACTTTCATAGAACCAATAGTTTATGATCCCCTTTTgaagttaaaaaaattgtgCTCACTGCTAGGGCTTGTTCTTCGTATTTTTTATGCTTTCTGGTCTCTGACTCGCTGTGGCTCTTCTCCTCCCCTTTGCCACCCGTTTAGGCAAGTCCTCccctttatctttttcaatgtTCAATCTGTTGTACTTGTGCTATAttgttttcttctttgttttgttCTCAATATGCTTATGATGTATTATTGATGATTTTGCTGAGTTTTGAGTTATTAATTTACTGAATTTTTATTTGGATTCAGATTGTTGATATTGAATTAATTCTGCTGAGATTGATTTATAAATCCAATCTGTTGTACTTGTGTTGTGCTGTATTGAATTTTTGTTATGAGCTATTAATCTGTATGATTGAATCTTCTCTGCTGCATTGAACTGAATTTACTTATTTAGACTTTAGTTAATTAGTTGTTCATGGCTAGTAGTTTGGTTGTTTTATTTGctaattgaatttatttttgtGTCATATAAACTTGTGAGTTGtaaatttttgttttgatttgtgaGTTGGGTTGTGAATGTGTTATGAGTTGTAACTTTTGATTTGTTCTGGTATATATTAGGTTGAATTTGTTGCTGTCTTACTAAAATAATTACTTAGCTAAATTTTGTTGCTATAAGTCATCTTTGGAgctaaattttttgttgatgaaaattatcatagttgaatttgtttttaattcaatgaAGGGATAGATGAATTAAATTAACTCAATTAACTAGATGAGTAGATGATTGAATATTTGTTATTGGTTTGGTTAGttcaatgaattttttgtttcttgtgaCTATCTTAATGAtaacattatgtgcctacaagaaacgaaatgggttggtgcaaaggctagggagttggatacttctggtttcaaactttggtatacaggaaaggtgaagaataggaatgaggttggaataattgtggataagcagtggaagaaggacgtagtggatgtcaagagggtgggagatcggatcatctctatcaaacttgtggtggagggaggtgctttccatgtgattagcgcctatgcaccgcaagtgggttcagacgaacaacacaagataaggttttgggaggatctagagaatttggttcaaggcatacttttgggagataagattttcttaggaggagatttaaatggccatgttgggagagaagtgactggatatgggagtattcacggaggccatggtttcggggtgatcaatgccgaaggtaaaactattttggacttttcctcaacttttgatcttctcatcgcaaatacatgttttaaaaagagagacgaacatcttataacctataagagtggcatgacaagctctcaaatcgacttcttcttgttgaggagagtcgaccggaaattttgcattaactgtaaaattatcccgggagagagtttgacaacacaacatagggtgctcgtcatggattttcgcgttgagcaaaagttgaggaaaagacatcatacgaagaacccaaggacgaggtggtggcagatgaaaggtgaggaacaaagaagcttcctaagacgggtaggagaagaggcaaagtgggatgggaatggaagcgcggaagagatgtggagggagatggcagaagttattagaagaacagcaaaagaaagttttggtgaatctaaaggaataggaccaagagacaaggagtcctggtggtggaatgcgagtatacaagaaaagataaagataaaaagggaatgctttaaagagtggtctttatgccgcaatgcagataactgggaaaaatataaggcggctaagaaagagacaaaagtggctgtaagtgaagcaaggacaagagcatatgagggtctctaccagtctttggacacgaaagaaggagaaaaatgtatatatagaatcacaaagagtcgggaaagaagaacgagagatttggatcaggttaagtgcataaaggataaggatggagaggtgttggctcaagaggagaagattaatgaaaggtggaagagctacttctacgagttatttaatgagggacagaagactcttccgagccttggtcgattatgcacaagggaagaagatcaaaactttgactactatcgaaggattcgagacttcgaggtaaaagaggctctaaagcagatgaaaaatggcagggcagtaggacctgataatatcccgattgaggtttggaagggtcATGGAGGAAAAGacatcaactggttaaccaagctttttaatgagattttaaggtcaaagaagatgcctgatgagtggagaaagagcaccttggtacctatctacaagaataagggggatatacaaagttgtggaaactatagagggattaagcttatgagtcatactatgaagttatgggaaatggtgatagaacggaggttgagaaaagagacacaagtaacagagaaccaatttggatttatgccaggcagatctaccactgaagcgatatacctattaagaaggatgatggagaggtatcgtagtaataaaagggatctgcacatggtgtttattgatttggaaaagcgtatgatagggtaccaagggaggtcttatggaaggttttagaaaataGGAGAGTAAagatcgcatatattcgggcaatcaaagacatgtatgatggggccacaactaatgtgaagactcaaggtggtgtgacagaggaattccctattggtataggattacaccagggatcatccttaagtccataccttttcacattagtcttggaagtactcacagagcacatccaagagcctgtgccatggtgcatgctttttgccgatgatatcgcccttatgggagagtcaagggaagacctaaataagaagttggagttatggagagaagctctagaagtgtatggtctgcgcataagccgtaacaagacggaatatatggaatgtaaattcagtctgagaagggaaaactccaatatagaggtgaagattggagaaaacatcctacgaaaagttaaaagttttaagtatcttgggtgcaccATACaagataatggagagattgaacaggatgtaaatcataggatccaagcaggttggtcaaaatggcggagtgcatctggttttatatgcgacaaaaaagtgcctttaaaacttaaaggtaaattctatcgcaccgctataagaccggctatgctgtatggtacggagtgttgggcggctaaaggggagcacgaacataagctgagtgtggcagagatgaagatgttgagatggatgagtggtcatacgcgattggataaaataaggaatgaagatataagggagagagttggagtagcacccattgtggaaaagatggttgaatcgcgtctcaggtggtttggacatgtgggaagaagaccgatagaacatccagtcaggagggtggatgagatggaagatggacaaagagcgaaaggcagaggaagacctaagaagaccatccgtgaggtggtcaaacgagatctacatgtaaacggtctctctgtagacatgatacatgacagagcacaatggcgtcgtttgattcatgtagccgaccccacttagtgggacaaggctttgttgttgttgttgtgacTATCTTAATGATATCAATAGTGATATAACAACTAATGAATGATAAATTGTTAATAATTGATGAGATCAAATGTTATATTAGATTTTAGTTGATGTAGTTCTTTAAATTTTGAACATTTTAAGgtttatattagactataattatgttttagggtatttatttatatttatttattattttattataaaacagtTTTTACGGTTAAATCACAGTTGAACCGGTTGGACTAGTGAACCAGTGATTAGAGTTTGATGACTGGTCcagttttcagaaccttgattGCAACAGAAGAATCACTAGATTTTGAACTCCCTTTTCCCACGCCAAGTCCAGACTGATGAGGTCTGCCGTCAGTGCGTCACAAATACCAACCTTTTTGGCAAAACCAGTAACCCATCTTCCATCAGAATCTCTAAGAACTGCTGGTCATGGACAACCCTTCGCAGCGCCGTCGGCGTTGAGCTTATGCAACTTTACGGGTGGCGGGCTTCAAGCTATAAGGTTAGTTTTGTCTGCTGAGAATTGAAATAGGCTTCAAGTGTCTGTTGAGAATTATGATGTTAGCTAGTAGTAACTGGGATTAaaatgatttattatttttttaaatagagtAGATACATTGCAAAATTTTCAAGAACAATATAAAGTAGATTTAGCATGAGGGGTGGTTGAAGACGCTGTTATGTTGGGGCCCACTTTAACCAGAAAAACAAATATTGAGGGCTTTACATGGTAGTGGACTAGTGGCATGCTTTGGGAGTTGTGTTGGTCAGAATATACCCGTGAGGTTGAGTGTGAGAGTTAGTGATGAAGCCCCAAGTTGTTCCTCACTGTATTGAGTATATTCCTAATCCCACAATCTCACTCTTCACCACACTCCaacctaattttaattttgcaTCTTACAGACCCAGAGCCATGGCGGTGTCCACTCCCAATGCGCCTCCCCACCTGAACCGCTTTGCCGACGTGGCCAACAAAGTTGCTGATGCTGCCGGAGAGGTCATCCGTCAGTATTTCAGGAGTAAATTCGACATTATTCAGAAAGACGACCTCAGTATGGCCCCCTCCAACCTTCCAatgcttttcattttctctcttTGTTAATTGGAATTGTCGTCGTTGCATCAGGTCCAGTAACAATTGCAGATCAATCCGCCGAGGAGGCCATGGTTTCCATCATATTAGACAATTTCCCTTCTCATGCCATGTGAGTCGAGTCTTAACCACAAGGCCCTTTGTTGCCTTTTGCATTCACTCACTCATGGCATATTGAGAATTGCAGTTATGGAGAGGAAAAGGGGTGGAGATGTAAACAAGACACTGCTGACTATGTCTGGGTCCTGGATCCTATTGATGGCACAAAGAGCTTCATCACTGGTAACTGCTATCATTATTCATCGCCTCTCGTTAAATATTTCATCCATTCATTTTGACTCTGCCTCTCATTGCCTCAGGAAAACCCCTTTTTGGAACTCTGATTGCTCTTCTGCACAACAGTACACCAGTATGCACGCGCCTCTTTAAACTCGCTCCTTTACATTTGAATTCATGTAGCGTGTGATTGCCATTACCATCAACCAtattttgtttcctttccttttggttAGATCCTTGGCATCATTGATCAACCTGTCTTGGGAGAAAGATGGGTCGGGATGACCGGAGAGACGACTACACTCAACAGAAAACATGTATCCACACGTGCTTGCTCCAACCTCTCTCAAGCATACCTGTATACCACAAGCCCTCatctcttcaatggagatgcaGAGGATGCATTCATCCGTGTTAGGGACAAGGTAGGTCTGTTGCGTTATTACACGGATTCCCTTTCTTTCTCAAGATGAATATTCTTAATTTGCATTCTGCAGGTTAAGATTCCGTTATATGGTTGTGACTGCTATGCATATGCTCTTTTGTCTTCTGGCTTTGTGAATCTTGTTGTTGAGTCCGGTCTCAAGGTACTATATTTTCTCAACTCTGCTTCCACATTCAAACTAGTTTGTTACATACCTATCTTTGCTGATCTTTTGTGTTTCAGCCATACGATTTTCTTGCATTGATACCTGTTATTGAAGGAGCTGGAGGTGTCATAACTGATTGGAAAGGACAAAAACTTCATTGGGAAGCTTCTCCGCTTTCAATTGCAACTGGTATGGCCTTGTTTATTTCAATTGCTTCCTCCTACTCCTAGTCCTCTTATCAACTTGAGGTTTTCGTGAATTGCATGTCACAGGTTTTAATGTTGTGGCGGCTGGTGACAAACACATCCATCAACAGACAATAGATTCATTGCAGTGGAAGTGACAACGGGGATTCTTCAGAATTCAGTTGTTGTGATATCGGTTTCCACCAAAATTTAACTAATAAGTAGTTCAAAAGCACTTACTCTAATATCTCTTGCCCAAGTATACAATGGGCCGATTATTAAGCCCGATTAATATTAATAGAAAGAATTAATCCATTAATAACCCTAATTCTATTATGGCTGTTCAGATTAACATACCACCcaatttttcatattttcactTTTTCCCTAAATCACCCAACCCTTATTTTTGCTGTCCCCCCCCCCCTCCCCCAACACCCAAACCCTCCCAATCTTTACACACACCCGTTACGGCGCAGAAGCCTGAGAACCTCTCAAGTTGCAACCGAGGAAGGTCACTCCTGAACGCAATACTCTTCATCGTTGGCATCAAGGATGGCGGCCTCTCTCTGCTGAACATCCGGCCGTCTCTGCAACCGAGTCACAGGGCGCGACGCCGCCGACTAGGAACGCAACCAAGGAGCCCTCACCGACGAACCGAGTTGCAGCAAAATTCTCCTCACGTGGGCGCTTTCCTCTCCATAGCAGCGGTGCAGCCGACCCGAGAAAACAGCCGTCTGATGGTCAACAGTTCACCGGAAACACAATAAATATCATCTCTGAAAGAATCCTAACCATCCAATGTAAGTGGGTTTAGTTATTCATGTTTCAATTGATAATCGCTCTTGCATGTTTGAATGTAGATAGATTTTGTTGATTAAATCCTTGATTACCCATGGTGAACAAGCCGTGGTTGCTATTTttctaattattcaaatttttctatttgattatttttctatttattgaatttaactAATGCTTCCAGATACATGAGCAGGATAAGTACACAatataagcttttttttttaatgatgtgTGCCTCAGGCAGCAATAAAACAATCTAAATATCCCAAATTCAAGGCTTCAACAAGACAGGCATCCAAACCCTGTGGTTTAGTGTTCATTAGATAGTAAACAGTAATGGCATTCAAGATCTTAATTGAATTCAAGTGGAATGATATACATATCGTCAATCAAATTTCTTGGCTTGTTAGCTGTGCCTCTTATTATCATTGTTGCTATTGATATCATTTTACTCTTTCAAACGCCATAATTGAGAGAGAACAAAAGCAACTTATAGTGattaaattctttatttttattatatgtatGTGGACCAAATGGCATCAGGATATCATAGCAAAGGTTGCTATTAATATGCCATATAAGTCATTCTTTGCAATATGTCTCATTAAATGCATGAGTTTTGAGTAACTAAGAAGAAATTACATATATGTATGTATCTATAATTCATGGTAGCTTATTTTACCTGCAGCTTTACATAAAGTAAATTTCTTTCAGACTCTCAAAGAGAAGTCAGATTAACTCATTCCACCAACTTTCATACTTGCCTTATGGTTATTTAATTGTTAGGTTGCAAAACTATGATTTTTCACTGTCTTGTCTCTGTTTACTTGCTCTGTCTATTGTCTACCTAGTTTCatctctcattttttttattgaaaataacaAATGATTTATTATACTAACTACTACCAAATAGGTTATTAAATTACTTATTAAATTGGGATACTTTGTTTTGATAGACCGTGTATGATATGTGGTTGTGTTTGGTGTGTTTGTAATTGATGGCTGTGCTCCTCCTCATGGgttgttaataattttatttttagaacttGGATGGTCGCTTTGATAGCAGATTGGATGGTTGAATTTCGTATTTGCTGCTATGTCTTCATGAGTTAGTTTTTTTTATCTCATTTATAGATGGTTACAAAAGGAAAATTGTGAGGTTTGATCTTCATGAGTGATCGTCTTTGAATTTATGTCACTATATATATTATGAGatcattttttattgttaaatgctcctgaaattgattttgagagCATCTTGGATTGTTGCTGGAATTGAGGATAGAATGAGAGTCGAGTGTTAGAAACGaggaaattttattttatttcttttccctTAATTAATTAGTACTTGCATATATCGTTGTTGCGTTGGTATTAGAtgtattccttttttttttgtatttgttaCTAACTCGATGTACACATGATGAGATCAATTATATGTCGGATGGTTAGTTTTTCAGGCAATTGGATGGTCATTTTTCATAATGGAGATtgctattttgatttgattgtaGTGACAGCACCTTTTTAAAAGGTAATGCTAAAAGAGTCTCTGTTTTCTACGTAAACTAGTGTATATATGGTGCTGAAAAGCAGGTTTAGTCTTAGACATTCAGTCCTGACGTTTACTGAAACAGATGGTTACTTTAATTCATTTTGTGGTGGTTATTTTTTGCTGTAGCCATTGTTGTTTGGTAATAATATGTTGTTGTGCTGTGTGATTCTTATTTACCATGCTCATTGTTGTGTTTATAATTGGTTGATTTGGTCTCTAAATCCAGTTAAATTCTTGCTGAAGATTTCCTTTCTCTATATGGGGctgctatttttttattagcaGCTGGAATGAATACAATTTTTATATCTCatgttgttttaatttttcttacttGATTATAAACTGAAAAGAATATTCACTTGGATTGCAGAGAACCTATTGAGTGAGTATTTATTCACGGTGATCATACATTCTCCTACAGTCCAAGCTATAAATCAGATGGGTAAAAAGGAAGTGAGATCACCATTCTCGGCTCCGAGCACGAGGACGTTGAAATAGCGTACAGAAGGATTGCCAAAAGGGAGAaagttcaaaagaaaaaaaacttagCATACTTAAGATAACGTACTTGATAAGATTTGAATATTTACCTTATATACTAGTTAGAGTCTTTGGAATTTATTTATGACACATTGGGATGACATTTTTGTGGTggatcccttttttttttagaaCTTATGTGAATCTGTTGGTGTAAAAGAATTCAAGCATGACACTGACGAGTGAGTCGAAAATGACCATCTATTTTTCTTACGAAAGTAACCATCTAGATACATGGTGAACCGAACATCCAGTATACTATTTCTTAATACAGGGATATCTCTTTTGTATTTCAAGCTGACATTACTTGAATCTGATAAGTGTTGACTTCATTATCACTGTTCTTGAACCAATATACTATAATTTGTTTTGAGTACCTGCTACAGTTTACAAGGGTTGAATACCCGAAAACAACCATCCACGTATACAGTTACAGTAAACATCCGATTTCATACATAAATGAACATTCAACAC
The Arachis stenosperma cultivar V10309 chromosome 7, arast.V10309.gnm1.PFL2, whole genome shotgun sequence genome window above contains:
- the LOC130940730 gene encoding bifunctional phosphatase IMPL2, chloroplastic-like isoform X1; amino-acid sequence: MRSAVSASQIPTFLAKPVTHLPSESLRTAGHGQPFAAPSALSLCNFTGGGLQAIRPRAMAVSTPNAPPHLNRFADVANKVADAAGEVIRQYFRSKFDIIQKDDLSPVTIADQSAEEAMVSIILDNFPSHAIYGEEKGWRCKQDTADYVWVLDPIDGTKSFITGKPLFGTLIALLHNSTPILGIIDQPVLGERWVGMTGETTTLNRKHVSTRACSNLSQAYLYTTSPHLFNGDAEDAFIRVRDKVKIPLYGCDCYAYALLSSGFVNLVVESGLKPYDFLALIPVIEGAGGVITDWKGQKLHWEASPLSIATGFNVVAAGDKHIHQQTIDSLQWK
- the LOC130940730 gene encoding bifunctional phosphatase IMPL2, chloroplastic-like isoform X3; this encodes MRSAVSASQIPTFLAKPVTHLPSESLRTAGHGQPFAAPSALSLCNFTGGGLQAIRPRAMAVSTPNAPPHLNRFADVANKVADAAGEVIRQYFRSKFDIIQKDDLSPVTIADQSAEEAMVSIILDNFPSHAIYGEEKGWRCKQDTADYVWVLDPIDGTKSFITGKPLFGTLIALLHNSTPILGIIDQPVLGERWVGMTGETTTLNRKHVSTRACSNLSQAYLYTTSPHLFNGDAEDAFIRVRDKVKIPLYGCDCYAYALLSSGFVNLVVESGLKELEVS
- the LOC130940730 gene encoding bifunctional phosphatase IMPL2, chloroplastic-like isoform X2 encodes the protein MKPQVVPHCIEPRAMAVSTPNAPPHLNRFADVANKVADAAGEVIRQYFRSKFDIIQKDDLSPVTIADQSAEEAMVSIILDNFPSHAIYGEEKGWRCKQDTADYVWVLDPIDGTKSFITGKPLFGTLIALLHNSTPILGIIDQPVLGERWVGMTGETTTLNRKHVSTRACSNLSQAYLYTTSPHLFNGDAEDAFIRVRDKVKIPLYGCDCYAYALLSSGFVNLVVESGLKPYDFLALIPVIEGAGGVITDWKGQKLHWEASPLSIATGFNVVAAGDKHIHQQTIDSLQWK